A single Deinococcus sp. Leaf326 DNA region contains:
- the topA gene encoding type I DNA topoisomerase translates to MSNTLVIVESPAKARTIEKYLGKGYTVESSIGHIRDLPKSAADIPEKYKGQAWARLGLDIENDFQPLYVVSPEKRAHVAKLKKMAQNADEIILATDDDREGESIAWHLFQELKPKVPVRRMVFHEITKEAIQAAIAAPRQIDTNLVEAQEARRALDRLYGYEVSPVLWKKVAPKLSAGRVQSVATRMLVERERERMRFVSAEWWDLLVSAQTAADVTFPARVTDVSSSDGKLHKLAAGRDFDPLTGKLKEGAAVRLLQGDEARALAAGLTGQTLTVTSAEEKPFTQRPYPPFITSTLQQEGSRKLGFAATRTMRAAQRLYEGGYITYMRTDSTNLSSEAVGAARTQVAQMYGQDYLSPQPRVYSKKAKNAQEAHEAIRPAGSSFRTPDSLRGELSGDEWRLYDLIWKRTVASQMADARGRSLRVRLAGKATSGEDVRLSASGRTIDFPGFLRAYVEGSDDPAAALEDRETPLPPLKEGERVQAQSVKPEGHETQPPARYTEASLVQSLEGAGIGRPSTYASILGTIQDRGYAVKKGQALVPSWTAFATSALLEHHFGRLVDYDFTAKMEEDLDEIAGGREHRVPYLRRFYLGEAAQGGAVEGMALKPTIERQMGEIDARGIATIRVPRLDGSGIEVRVGRYGPYMERGETKANLPADLAPDDLTLEAAEDLLARPSGDRALGTDEATGQPVMARAGRYGPYVTLGAENPPIRSASLFPGDDLNTLSLERALRLLSLPRMVGVSEGEEIWAFNGKYGPYLKRANDSRSLTNHDQLFTVGLQEAEAIFMQPRFGRGRAAPAAPLRTFEFDGRAPILLKSGRFGPYLTDGERNATLRKGEEESSLTAERALEILEERGKEPQKKSGAKAGRSKAGSTAKAAPRKAASKTPAAKKAPAKASATKTAAKAPAKAASKAAAPKVALTWTDLKPHVGVLSDQERQLVTATREQGRKVEDVAPELGLDVKKAKGMALQASKKLNQAARGG, encoded by the coding sequence ATGTCCAATACACTCGTCATCGTCGAATCGCCCGCCAAAGCCCGCACCATCGAGAAATATCTCGGAAAGGGCTATACGGTCGAGTCGTCTATCGGACATATCCGCGACCTGCCCAAGAGCGCCGCCGACATCCCCGAGAAGTACAAGGGGCAGGCCTGGGCGCGCCTGGGCCTGGACATCGAAAACGATTTCCAGCCGCTGTACGTGGTGTCGCCGGAAAAGAGGGCACACGTCGCCAAGCTCAAGAAGATGGCCCAGAACGCCGACGAGATCATCCTGGCGACCGATGACGACCGTGAGGGTGAGAGCATCGCGTGGCACCTGTTTCAGGAACTCAAGCCCAAGGTGCCGGTCAGGCGGATGGTGTTCCACGAGATCACCAAGGAAGCCATTCAGGCCGCCATCGCCGCGCCGCGCCAGATCGACACCAACCTCGTCGAGGCGCAGGAGGCCCGGCGCGCACTGGACCGCCTGTACGGCTACGAGGTCAGCCCGGTGCTGTGGAAGAAGGTGGCGCCCAAGCTGTCGGCCGGTCGCGTGCAGTCGGTCGCTACGCGGATGCTCGTCGAGCGCGAGCGCGAGCGGATGCGCTTCGTGTCGGCCGAGTGGTGGGATCTGCTCGTCTCGGCTCAGACGGCCGCCGACGTGACCTTCCCCGCCCGCGTGACCGACGTGTCGAGCTCCGACGGCAAGTTGCACAAGCTGGCGGCGGGCCGTGACTTCGACCCGCTGACCGGTAAACTTAAGGAGGGCGCGGCCGTGCGCCTGTTGCAGGGAGACGAGGCCCGCGCCCTGGCCGCCGGCCTGACCGGCCAGACCCTGACTGTTACCTCCGCCGAGGAAAAACCCTTTACCCAGCGGCCGTACCCGCCCTTCATCACTTCGACCCTGCAACAGGAAGGCAGCCGCAAGCTCGGCTTTGCCGCCACCCGCACCATGCGCGCGGCGCAGCGCCTGTACGAGGGCGGCTACATCACCTACATGCGCACCGACAGCACCAACCTCAGCAGCGAGGCGGTTGGGGCGGCGCGCACCCAGGTCGCGCAGATGTACGGCCAGGACTACCTCTCGCCGCAGCCGCGCGTGTACTCCAAGAAGGCCAAGAACGCCCAGGAGGCCCACGAGGCGATCCGGCCCGCCGGTAGCTCCTTCCGCACGCCCGACAGTCTGCGCGGAGAACTGAGCGGCGACGAGTGGCGCCTGTACGATCTGATCTGGAAACGCACGGTGGCCTCCCAGATGGCCGACGCGCGGGGCCGCAGCCTGCGCGTGCGCCTCGCCGGAAAGGCGACCTCGGGCGAGGACGTGCGACTCAGCGCTTCGGGCCGCACCATCGACTTCCCCGGCTTCCTGCGCGCCTACGTCGAGGGCAGCGACGATCCCGCCGCCGCCCTGGAAGACCGCGAGACGCCGCTGCCCCCCCTCAAGGAGGGCGAGCGCGTGCAGGCCCAGAGCGTCAAGCCCGAGGGCCACGAGACCCAGCCGCCCGCGCGCTACACCGAGGCCAGCCTCGTGCAGTCCCTCGAAGGCGCGGGCATCGGACGGCCTTCGACCTACGCGAGCATCCTGGGCACCATCCAGGACCGGGGGTACGCGGTCAAGAAGGGGCAGGCCCTGGTGCCCTCGTGGACGGCGTTCGCCACCTCGGCGCTGCTCGAGCACCATTTCGGCCGGCTGGTGGACTACGACTTCACCGCCAAGATGGAAGAGGACCTCGACGAGATCGCGGGCGGGCGCGAGCACCGTGTGCCCTACCTGCGCCGCTTCTATCTGGGCGAGGCGGCGCAGGGCGGCGCGGTCGAGGGCATGGCCCTCAAGCCCACCATCGAGCGCCAGATGGGCGAGATCGACGCGCGCGGTATCGCCACGATTCGCGTGCCCCGGCTCGACGGCAGCGGCATCGAGGTGCGGGTGGGGCGCTACGGCCCCTACATGGAGCGCGGCGAGACCAAGGCCAATCTCCCGGCCGACCTCGCCCCCGACGACCTGACGCTGGAGGCCGCCGAGGACCTGCTCGCGCGCCCCAGCGGCGACCGCGCCCTGGGCACCGACGAGGCCACCGGGCAGCCGGTCATGGCACGCGCTGGGCGCTACGGTCCTTACGTGACCCTGGGCGCCGAGAACCCGCCCATCCGCAGTGCCAGCCTCTTTCCAGGCGATGACCTGAATACCCTGAGTCTGGAGCGTGCCCTGCGGCTGTTGAGCCTGCCGCGCATGGTGGGTGTCAGCGAGGGCGAGGAAATCTGGGCCTTCAACGGCAAATACGGGCCGTACCTCAAGCGGGCGAACGACAGCCGCAGCCTGACGAACCACGACCAGCTGTTCACAGTGGGCCTTCAGGAGGCCGAGGCGATCTTTATGCAGCCGCGCTTTGGCCGGGGCCGCGCCGCACCCGCCGCGCCGCTGCGGACCTTCGAGTTCGACGGCCGCGCGCCCATCCTCCTCAAGTCGGGCCGGTTCGGGCCGTACCTGACCGATGGCGAGCGCAACGCCACGCTGCGCAAGGGAGAGGAAGAAAGCTCGCTCACCGCCGAACGCGCCCTGGAAATCCTGGAGGAGCGCGGCAAGGAGCCCCAGAAAAAGTCCGGGGCGAAGGCGGGCAGGAGCAAGGCCGGCAGTACCGCCAAGGCTGCTCCCCGCAAGGCGGCCAGCAAGACTCCGGCCGCCAAAAAAGCTCCGGCCAAGGCCTCAGCGACCAAGACCGCCGCCAAAGCGCCCGCCAAGGCAGCGAGCAAAGCCGCCGCCCCCAAGGTCGCCCTGACCTGGACCGATCTCAAGCCCCACGTGGGCGTGCTGAGTGACCAGGAACGCCAGCTGGTGACGGCCACCCGCGAGCAGGGCCGCAAGGTCGAGGACGTGGCCCCCGAGCTCGGCCTGGACGTGAAGAAGGCCAAGGGCATGGCCCTGCAGGCCAGTAAGAAACTGAACCAGGCGGCGCGCGGAGGCTGA
- the dusA gene encoding tRNA dihydrouridine(20/20a) synthase DusA yields the protein MVAPRPPHTLSVAPMLDWTDRHCRMFHRTLTRRTLLYTEMVTTGAIIHGDRERHLGFSAPERPVALQLGGSDPAALAECARMAEGYGYDEVNLNCGCPSDRVQSGSFGACLMATPDVVARAAGAMIAATHLPVTVKHRIGIDDLDSYDHLRHFVGTVAQAGVTTFIVHARKAWLSGLSPRENREIPPLRYDVVRQLKADFPHLTVVLNGGVLSLAAAQDALTWADGAMIGRAAYQEPYLLAAADRDVFGEDGVPVTRREAIEAYLPYVAAQLAQGQPLNRMMKHTLGLFAGQPGARHWKRTISEQGHRPGAGLEVVEAALAGVPDEVLGARPQASGVLAVS from the coding sequence ATGGTCGCCCCCCGCCCCCCACATACCCTCTCGGTCGCGCCGATGCTCGACTGGACCGACCGGCACTGCCGGATGTTCCACCGCACGCTGACCCGCCGTACCTTGCTGTACACCGAGATGGTCACGACCGGGGCGATTATCCACGGCGACCGCGAACGTCATCTCGGCTTCAGCGCGCCCGAGCGTCCGGTGGCGCTGCAACTGGGCGGCAGCGACCCGGCGGCGCTCGCCGAGTGCGCCCGCATGGCCGAGGGCTACGGCTACGACGAGGTCAATCTCAACTGCGGCTGCCCCAGCGACCGCGTGCAAAGCGGCTCGTTCGGTGCGTGCCTGATGGCGACCCCCGACGTGGTGGCCCGCGCCGCCGGGGCGATGATCGCGGCGACCCACCTGCCCGTGACCGTCAAGCACCGCATCGGCATCGACGATCTGGACAGCTACGACCACCTGCGGCACTTCGTGGGCACGGTGGCGCAGGCGGGCGTCACGACCTTTATCGTCCATGCCCGCAAGGCGTGGCTCTCGGGCCTCTCGCCCCGGGAGAACCGTGAGATTCCGCCGCTGCGCTACGACGTGGTGCGGCAGCTCAAGGCCGATTTCCCGCACCTGACGGTCGTCCTCAACGGCGGCGTCCTCTCGCTGGCCGCCGCCCAGGACGCCCTGACCTGGGCCGACGGCGCCATGATCGGCCGCGCGGCCTACCAGGAGCCCTACCTGCTGGCCGCCGCCGACCGCGACGTATTCGGAGAAGATGGGGTGCCCGTCACCCGCCGCGAGGCCATCGAGGCGTATCTGCCCTACGTCGCCGCGCAACTCGCGCAGGGCCAGCCCCTGAACCGCATGATGAAACACACGCTGGGCCTGTTCGCTGGACAGCCGGGCGCGCGCCACTGGAAGCGCACGATCTCCGAGCAGGGGCACAGGCCGGGGGCGGGGCTGGAAGTCGTCGAGGCGGCTCTGGCGGGCGTGCCCGACGAGGTGCTCGGTGCGCGGCCCCAGGCGTCAGGGGTCCTGGCCGTGTCCTGA
- a CDS encoding ATP-binding domain-containing protein, producing the protein MPVAEPRPSIHPDFEAEQQHLAGTVAAVLRQIETWEDRDRNTGADLETSVTMADTAEEHAAMLSVHVAQPYFGSLKVRVGGREQTLYIGKHAFRDLKGPHSVVSWDSEVGSLFYGDTLSWTPRRGGQGTIRRRRQLDVAQKQLRRVTDLYDDEAGGDTGGREEVLLRRLAEQSTAAMRDVVETLQPEQNGAMRYPAGTPVIIQGAAGSGKTTIGFHRLAWMTSADRQEHRARPEACMVLMPNRVLATYAARILPELGISGVTVTTPEVWGTGLLGLEKLEVTDRTLTLLLTDHDNGRRALAWRRAKLLGDARMLDVVRTHLWGKFNAALQGQSLSESVEVRGRGVYTFALSEAELAGMLREVFAADPLDGYRAGMRRLIEAEAVSRLGVPDEEEASVRRQLATPLTTLLGRVFASTTPVTEARRLLGSAEALGSSGLLKPREIELLLADPLSGIPAPRRAHADVTELPLMLAVQAFTGGIGRVVGRTLEPFDHVVLDEAQDYSPLLYALLGRATRPGHLTALGDLNQGMHGYKGPSSWEAVGEQLRGAQVLTLSRTYRSTRQITELGARIASTYNRAAEVHGVDRDGAEVQRYSGGDELALLAQAVRDARAAGHDNIAIVTRRAADADALSVALRDYDTDAQPITTQEHRYRGGLVILPVNLAKGLEFSAAVVARADAQTYDESTEYERRLLYVSASRALHWLGLVSGGELHPLIG; encoded by the coding sequence ATGCCTGTGGCAGAACCACGTCCTTCCATCCATCCTGATTTTGAAGCCGAACAGCAGCATCTGGCGGGTACGGTCGCCGCCGTGCTGCGCCAGATCGAGACCTGGGAAGACCGCGACCGCAATACCGGAGCCGACCTCGAAACGAGTGTCACGATGGCCGACACCGCCGAGGAACACGCCGCCATGCTCAGCGTGCACGTGGCCCAGCCGTACTTCGGCAGCCTGAAGGTGCGGGTGGGCGGGCGCGAGCAGACCCTCTACATCGGCAAGCACGCCTTCCGCGACCTCAAGGGGCCGCACAGCGTCGTGAGCTGGGACTCGGAGGTGGGCAGCCTGTTCTACGGCGACACCCTGAGCTGGACCCCGCGCCGGGGCGGGCAGGGAACCATCCGGCGGCGGCGGCAACTGGACGTCGCGCAAAAGCAGCTGCGCCGCGTCACCGACCTGTACGACGACGAGGCGGGCGGCGACACCGGTGGACGCGAAGAAGTGCTCCTGCGCCGCCTGGCCGAGCAGAGTACGGCGGCCATGCGCGACGTGGTCGAGACCCTGCAACCCGAGCAGAACGGGGCGATGCGCTATCCCGCCGGCACACCCGTCATCATCCAGGGCGCGGCGGGGTCGGGCAAGACGACCATCGGTTTCCACCGCCTCGCGTGGATGACTTCTGCGGACCGCCAGGAGCACCGCGCCCGCCCCGAGGCCTGCATGGTCCTCATGCCCAACCGCGTGCTGGCGACCTACGCCGCGCGCATCCTGCCCGAACTGGGGATCTCGGGCGTCACCGTGACCACCCCCGAGGTCTGGGGCACCGGCCTGCTGGGGCTGGAAAAGCTGGAGGTCACCGACCGCACGCTGACCCTGCTGCTCACCGATCACGACAACGGCCGCCGGGCCCTGGCGTGGCGCCGCGCCAAGCTGCTGGGCGACGCCCGGATGCTCGACGTGGTCCGCACCCACCTGTGGGGCAAGTTCAACGCGGCCCTGCAGGGCCAGTCCCTCAGCGAGAGCGTGGAGGTGCGCGGACGCGGCGTATACACCTTCGCCCTGTCGGAAGCCGAGCTGGCCGGAATGCTGCGCGAGGTCTTCGCCGCCGACCCGCTCGACGGCTACCGCGCGGGGATGCGCCGCCTGATCGAGGCCGAGGCCGTATCGCGCCTGGGTGTCCCCGACGAGGAGGAGGCCAGCGTGCGCCGGCAGCTCGCCACGCCGCTGACCACGCTGCTGGGACGCGTCTTCGCCTCGACAACCCCTGTCACCGAGGCGCGGCGGCTGCTGGGCAGTGCCGAGGCCCTGGGCTCAAGCGGCCTGCTCAAGCCGCGCGAGATTGAGTTGCTGCTGGCCGATCCCCTGAGCGGCATTCCGGCGCCCCGGCGCGCGCACGCCGACGTGACTGAGCTGCCGCTGATGCTGGCGGTGCAGGCCTTCACCGGCGGCATCGGGCGGGTGGTGGGGCGCACGCTGGAGCCGTTCGACCATGTGGTGCTCGACGAGGCGCAGGACTACTCGCCGCTGCTGTACGCCCTGCTGGGCCGCGCGACCCGCCCCGGCCACCTGACCGCGCTGGGCGACCTGAACCAGGGGATGCACGGCTATAAGGGGCCGAGCAGCTGGGAGGCCGTGGGCGAGCAGCTGCGCGGCGCGCAGGTGCTCACGCTGTCGCGCACCTACCGCTCGACGCGCCAGATCACGGAGCTCGGCGCGCGGATCGCCTCGACCTACAACCGCGCGGCTGAGGTTCACGGCGTGGACCGCGACGGCGCCGAGGTGCAGCGCTACTCCGGCGGCGATGAGCTGGCGCTGCTGGCCCAGGCGGTGCGCGACGCCCGCGCGGCCGGCCACGACAACATCGCCATCGTGACCCGGCGCGCGGCCGACGCCGACGCCCTCAGTGTGGCCCTGCGCGACTACGACACCGACGCCCAGCCCATCACGACCCAGGAGCACCGCTACCGGGGCGGTCTGGTCATCCTGCCGGTGAACCTCGCCAAGGGGCTGGAGTTCAGCGCCGCCGTCGTGGCGCGCGCCGACGCGCAGACCTACGACGAGAGCACCGAGTACGAGCGGCGGCTGCTGTACGTCTCGGCCAGCCGCGCGCTGCACTGGCTGGGGCTGGTGAGCGGGGGAGAGCTGCACCCCCTCATCGGGTAA
- a CDS encoding glucose-1-phosphate adenylyltransferase family protein, whose protein sequence is MTTRIARQKVLAIVLAGGRGSRLSPLTDERAKPAVPFLGTYRLIDFTLSNLVHSGVQDVWVIEQYLPHGLNDHLSGGRPWDLDRTRGGLVVMPPFSSPDNEDGEFSQGNAHALAQHAHLIREFGPDLVLVLSADHIYRLDHAEVIRSHLEHGASVTMVTTDLADPAGATRFGNVRVDEHGRVTEFAYKPDEPLGPTVTAEIFVYRAEVLLSTLDALERRGELGDYGEYLLPELVAGGDAYAFALEGYWMDVGTLDAYLQTHRDFLDGKGFALDDPEWPFITSSLARPPAHVARTARLDDAFVCGGAVVAGEVTRSVIGPNAVVEAGATVRDSVVQPGAVIRAGAVVSRAVVDTGAEVGVGARVGGQSANSRPTVVGAHARVEAGVDIGPGRVVAPHAAVRPGEEDEKAPEPERGDKAGK, encoded by the coding sequence GTGACGACCCGCATCGCCCGCCAGAAGGTTCTCGCCATCGTCCTCGCGGGGGGGCGGGGCAGCAGGCTCTCGCCGCTCACCGACGAACGCGCCAAACCGGCCGTGCCGTTTCTGGGCACCTACCGCCTGATCGACTTCACGCTCAGTAACCTCGTGCACAGCGGCGTGCAGGACGTATGGGTCATCGAACAGTACCTGCCACATGGTCTCAACGACCACCTCTCGGGCGGGCGGCCCTGGGACCTCGACCGCACGCGCGGCGGGCTGGTGGTCATGCCGCCCTTTTCCAGCCCCGACAACGAGGACGGCGAGTTTTCGCAGGGCAACGCGCACGCGCTGGCGCAGCACGCCCACCTCATCCGTGAGTTCGGTCCTGACCTCGTGCTCGTTCTGAGTGCCGATCACATCTACCGGCTCGACCACGCCGAGGTCATCCGCTCGCACCTGGAACACGGCGCGAGCGTCACGATGGTCACGACCGACCTGGCCGACCCCGCCGGAGCCACCCGTTTCGGCAACGTGCGGGTGGACGAGCACGGCCGCGTGACCGAGTTCGCCTACAAGCCGGACGAACCGCTGGGGCCGACCGTCACCGCCGAGATCTTCGTGTACCGCGCCGAGGTGCTCCTTTCGACCCTGGACGCGCTGGAGCGCCGGGGCGAATTGGGCGACTACGGCGAGTACCTACTGCCCGAACTCGTGGCGGGCGGCGACGCCTACGCCTTTGCGCTGGAGGGCTACTGGATGGACGTGGGCACGCTCGACGCCTATCTCCAGACACACCGTGACTTTCTGGATGGCAAGGGTTTCGCGCTCGACGATCCCGAGTGGCCCTTCATCACGTCGAGCCTCGCGCGGCCCCCCGCGCACGTCGCGCGCACGGCCCGTCTGGACGACGCCTTCGTGTGCGGCGGCGCCGTGGTGGCCGGTGAGGTGACGCGCAGCGTGATCGGCCCGAACGCTGTGGTCGAGGCAGGCGCGACCGTGCGCGACAGCGTGGTGCAACCCGGCGCGGTGATCCGTGCGGGGGCGGTGGTGAGCCGCGCCGTCGTGGACACGGGCGCCGAGGTGGGGGTAGGCGCGCGGGTCGGCGGCCAGAGCGCCAACAGTCGCCCGACGGTCGTGGGGGCGCATGCGCGGGTCGAGGCGGGGGTGGACATCGGCCCTGGCCGCGTGGTGGCGCCACACGCAGCCGTGCGCCCCGGCGAGGAAGACGAGAAGGCTCCAGAGCCGGAGCGGGGGGACAAAGCTGGGAAGTAG
- a CDS encoding 4Fe-4S binding protein — MLKGVFDQLSELGNLVPRYTGPRCLLERHAVGGCDACHSACPHEAIETPPGTYGVRVDPQKCTGCGLCVQACPTGALEYDLMTPLQSVHDQREQPAEPRQPGPPEATLTCVPSGAGGPSLPCLGRVTPALVAAAGAWDVPLTLIHGDCAACPVGRAGVPERLEAVAEQAQELRRATGRPAQVTVRPAVPEDQGRALKVSRRGAFSSLLRAGGRQLSQNLPERPLPFVDWSDPPQRTPQEWTWRRKALKPVPAAGAGIAWPAPLVDDKCIDCPVCANVCPTEAITRDLRPEGGVRLLLNLGACTGCMACLRSCPPGAIHEQKEWLLAAFDVQVLLRESDHTM, encoded by the coding sequence ATGCTGAAAGGGGTGTTTGACCAGCTCAGCGAACTGGGTAACCTTGTGCCGCGCTACACCGGCCCGCGCTGCCTGTTGGAGCGCCACGCGGTGGGGGGTTGCGACGCCTGCCACAGTGCCTGCCCGCACGAGGCCATCGAGACGCCACCCGGGACCTACGGCGTGAGGGTGGACCCCCAGAAGTGCACCGGCTGTGGCCTGTGCGTGCAGGCCTGCCCGACCGGCGCGCTGGAATACGACCTGATGACGCCCCTACAAAGCGTCCACGACCAGCGTGAGCAGCCCGCCGAGCCCCGGCAGCCCGGTCCCCCCGAGGCCACCCTGACCTGCGTGCCCAGCGGCGCGGGCGGCCCCAGCCTGCCGTGCCTGGGCCGCGTGACCCCGGCGCTGGTCGCGGCGGCCGGCGCCTGGGATGTGCCCCTGACGCTGATCCACGGCGACTGCGCCGCGTGCCCGGTGGGGCGCGCCGGCGTGCCCGAGCGCCTGGAAGCGGTGGCCGAGCAGGCCCAGGAGCTGCGCCGCGCCACCGGCCGCCCGGCTCAGGTCACGGTGCGTCCGGCGGTGCCCGAAGATCAGGGCCGCGCCCTGAAGGTGTCGCGTCGGGGAGCCTTTTCCAGCCTGCTGCGCGCCGGGGGTCGCCAGCTCAGCCAGAATCTGCCCGAGCGTCCACTGCCCTTCGTGGACTGGAGCGACCCCCCGCAGCGCACGCCGCAGGAATGGACCTGGCGCCGCAAGGCCCTCAAGCCGGTGCCGGCCGCCGGAGCGGGCATCGCGTGGCCCGCACCGCTGGTAGACGACAAATGCATTGACTGCCCGGTGTGCGCCAACGTGTGCCCCACCGAGGCGATCACCCGCGACCTGCGGCCGGAGGGCGGCGTGCGCCTACTGCTGAACCTGGGCGCCTGCACCGGCTGCATGGCCTGCCTGCGCTCCTGCCCTCCCGGCGCCATCCACGAGCAGAAGGAGTGGCTGCTGGCCGCCTTCGACGTTCAGGTGCTGCTGCGCGAGAGTGACCACACGATGTAG
- a CDS encoding YbaN family protein, with protein MSDSRRPTRFRPLWLTLGFLLCGLGFVGLWLPGFPGTVWFVLAAAAFSRGDPRWEAWLLSRPVVGPLVGDYRAGRGMPLRAKWVAALSIAVAVTLSVGRIPVLVGQVAWVLVGLVGIGYVTLRVPTRRGPP; from the coding sequence ATGAGCGATTCCCGGCGCCCCACCCGGTTCCGGCCCCTGTGGCTGACACTGGGCTTCTTGCTGTGCGGCCTGGGCTTCGTCGGGCTCTGGCTGCCCGGTTTTCCGGGGACGGTGTGGTTCGTGCTGGCCGCCGCCGCCTTTTCGCGTGGCGACCCGCGCTGGGAGGCGTGGCTGCTGTCGCGCCCGGTGGTGGGGCCGCTCGTGGGCGACTACCGCGCGGGCCGGGGAATGCCGCTGCGGGCCAAATGGGTGGCGGCCCTGAGCATCGCCGTGGCCGTCACGCTGAGCGTGGGCCGCATTCCGGTGCTGGTGGGGCAGGTCGCGTGGGTGCTTGTCGGTCTGGTGGGCATCGGGTATGTGACGTTGCGCGTACCCACCCGCCGGGGCCCGCCCTGA
- a CDS encoding ribose-phosphate pyrophosphokinase, with amino-acid sequence MSAAPHRPILETLGESRRSPLLVFAGQSNRPLAQAICDHLGVPLGRSVTEKFTNDNLIVHYEESLREGDVFIVQTFSAPVSDAILELMLMIDAAKSASAGRVTAVIPYYSYARSDKKDSPRISIAGRLVADLLQEAGADRILTMTLHSPQVHGFFKVPVDHLSADIVLSEHFKRCVPNAHEGVVLAPDAGSIKRASHIARRLDSGLAMIDKERLSDTEVRPRALIGDVDGRTVFIVDDEISTAGSLVETVNIARGMGAKDVYVAVTHGVYSGPAIQRIAALDVTQVASCNTVLVPESKVEAAGGKLAVLDVAPLFANAIANIHTGASVSTLFT; translated from the coding sequence TTGTCCGCTGCACCCCACCGTCCCATCCTCGAAACCCTCGGTGAGAGCCGACGTTCGCCTCTGCTGGTCTTCGCGGGCCAGAGCAACCGCCCGCTGGCCCAGGCCATCTGCGATCACCTCGGCGTACCGCTGGGCCGCAGCGTGACCGAGAAATTCACCAACGACAACCTCATCGTCCACTACGAAGAGTCGCTGCGTGAGGGCGACGTGTTCATCGTGCAGACCTTCAGCGCGCCGGTCAGCGACGCGATTCTGGAACTGATGCTCATGATCGACGCGGCCAAGAGCGCCAGTGCCGGGCGGGTGACGGCCGTCATTCCGTACTACTCCTATGCCCGCAGCGACAAGAAGGACAGCCCGCGCATCTCCATCGCGGGACGACTGGTGGCCGACCTGCTTCAGGAGGCCGGCGCCGACCGCATCCTGACCATGACGCTGCACAGCCCGCAGGTCCACGGCTTTTTCAAGGTGCCGGTGGACCACCTCTCGGCCGACATCGTGCTGTCCGAGCACTTCAAGCGCTGTGTGCCCAACGCCCACGAGGGCGTGGTCCTGGCCCCCGATGCGGGCAGCATCAAGCGCGCCTCGCATATCGCCCGCCGCCTGGACTCGGGCCTCGCCATGATCGACAAGGAAAGGCTCTCGGACACCGAGGTGCGCCCGCGCGCCCTGATCGGGGACGTGGACGGCCGGACCGTGTTCATCGTGGACGACGAGATCAGCACCGCCGGCTCGCTCGTCGAGACCGTGAATATCGCGCGCGGCATGGGGGCCAAGGACGTGTACGTTGCCGTGACCCACGGGGTCTACAGCGGCCCGGCCATCCAGCGTATCGCCGCCCTGGACGTGACCCAGGTGGCGAGCTGCAACACGGTGCTTGTGCCCGAGAGCAAGGTCGAGGCGGCCGGGGGCAAGCTCGCGGTGCTTGATGTGGCGCCTCTGTTTGCCAACGCCATCGCCAACATCCATACCGGCGCGAGCGTGAGCACGCTGTTCACCTGA